GCTAAACTGCAGTATCAGCTCTGAGCTGAGATCTGGGAGAAAGTTATCCAGTTATGCAAGTGTTGTTGATGGCAGATGCCAGGTCAGGCAAGTTTGCCTCAAGCTTTTGCAACTCAAGACTGTGGAGGTCTCTCAAGATTAGTTAACTGGTCCTGCACCTCAACAAGCTTATTCCATTTGTGAAGCTCAGATTAAGAAGCTATATTTAGTCTGCACAATTATACTGTGTCCCATTTTAGACcgtttcaaaagttttttttttaagatttgGTGGCAAGCTCAATAGTGAGTCGAGTTGCGTTCACGGGATTCATGTATTTTGAAATACGTAAATTGTGAACGCATTAATGTTTTGAACAGAATCACACATGTAGTGCTAGCAATTatgatttcatatttaatagAATATGTTTGTCGTTTTTTGATAGCATTTTTAGCAACTACTTGGTTTGATTAAACAAATTGACGTTTGTGGAATATACAAAAAGCTCCTCCGCAAATTGGCAAACAATCTCAAATGAAGCGTGAATCTTGTCTCTCCGTCCCGAGAAGCTCATGACGCGTTGCGCTTGACCGCACTGCGATATTTTATGATTAAGTTAAACATTTACCAAGGAATGAACGAGTCAGAACTTCACATTCCTCCCGATTTGAAGTGTTACAATTTTAAAAGGGTGCAAACTAACCATATGTTAAACCGAGCAGCCAGACACAGTTTACATGACACCGACTTCCAGCCTCGCTTTGCCCGTATAGTTTCCACCCTGAAGCAAACAGCGTTAAAAATCGTCGAGTAAAACCTCATGGTATTATACCTAACCTTAATATTAAACTACCAATTTAATAAAATTTCTAACTATGGATGTGTTCGTAGATATGACATTGCTACTTTCCTAATTTGGTcagattaaaattaatttggcaGGGAAAATAGTCCGGCCAGCACAGTTTAGGGAGGTTCAGACTATGCAGCTAAAGCTAACGTTGGCTAAACATGTCCAACTTTGCAAACAGGATTTCCACGTTTATTAAAACATGTCAGTTCCTAAAACCCATCTACAATACGAGGCTAATTCCTCAAGTACATCCTAATGTTAATTAAGTTACTGACACAAAGGTAATATTGCCATAAACAAGCTAAAAGTCGCTGTAAACTGCTGAACGCTAGCTAACTTTGTAGCTTTACCTGTGCGTGGCAGTTCACAGCAGAGACGAGCTGTGTCAGTCTTCAAACTTGTCtaatttaaacacaaataaaggAGTTTTTTCACTTACCGTGGATACTTGGTGGCTCTCTATCGCTCTCAGTGCTGTCTCGGTCAATTTAACGTGTAATACGGTGACTCTGTCTGCGCTCTGCTGGCCACAATTTAGTCCATACCTCCCATCCTCGGAGAGCGCCGCCATCTTTAACAGCCCTCCACCATCACTCCTTTGAGGCTGGAGCCTTTAGCAGCCGAGGCTCCCTGCGCTCGCTTCGGCCCGGGGAGGGACTACAGCTCCTGCCTGCAGGGGCTGACAACACGGGATTGGTTTTAACATGCAAGTGTGTTAGTTTTACACTTTCCAACTTCGATGAATTTGCAGCATAGCAGCAACAGTACTGTACAAGAAAACCCCTCTTTCTATTCTACAGCACCTCTCAACTCTGTTCATAGCGTCTTTGTTTTTGCTGACATGGCAGAACTAATTCTAGTTTACGGACACTCTCGGAGGTGGTTTTTTTGTAGACTCTGCAATTTGCAGATTTAGTTTAGTTCAAATACTGTGGCTATCAGCGCAACTGATTATCCAGAAGATTGTGAAATACTTTTGCGTGTATTGACTGACGCATAATTAAAACATGTTGCACAAATTCTTCCTGTTTCTTAAGAAAAGCTGCCACATCTGAAAATACTCCATCACCAGTCAGTTTCTGAATAATATTCTCGTCTATACAAATACAGTACCACACacgagaataataataataaaaaactttgTATGTaaagttttatgaaaaatatttcattaccaCTTCTCTCTTAATAAGTACCGGTAGTCCTCAGTAATAAGATGAAGCAGCAAGCCTTGGATCTCACAGCTTAATCCGTTGtggttttatatacagtatgtggcaGCTTTGACCACTTTGTTGGTCATTGGATGTTAAGTACTTTGCCTTTACATTTGCCTATAAATAGctgtaattaattttcttttgatGATGTTAAGTAGCGTGATATCAGCACTGGGGGCAgatgtttgcccccccccccctgagagCTGCAGCTCTGCTATCTTCTAGTTTCAGTTTGATCTTGTGATTAAAACAGCACActttggtgttggtgttgtagCCTTGGGCAGGGTGGGGGAAGGCTTGTGTGAATCCAACAGATTATCTTacctcacacactcacatgatgagaacataaacacacacacacacacacacacacacacacacacacacacacacacacacacacacacacacacacacacacacacacacacacacacacacacacacacacacacacacatatgctgtATGCACACAATACATTTGACCATTCTTGCATTTGCAGTCGTGCTCTTCCTATGTGGGTTTACTGATAGATAAATGCTTGTAGGAAATATGAATCTTGAACATTCAATGCAGTTATGATTAAGATAATTGATGGTGCCCTTCATTGACCTACCAATCACTAAACCCGGTTATTGGTTGGTAaacaactttgaccttgagcaTTATATTTCCTGTATTGTCCCATGGGTTAAATACATGTTAATTTTAAAACCCTGTCTGTCTTATCCCAGAGGTTCGTCTGACAAGTTGCCTGCTGTGTAAACAACTAAAGCTGGGGTGGATAGGACTCGTTGACTTAAGAGCTTCTGTGTTTGCAGATACAGTATTCCCCTTGATAGAAACTCTAGAGTTCAGTGTGAAGATTAGAATATGTTAAAATAACTCACCTTTAAAGGCTAAACACTAAAGACAAGAAGACTATAGTTTTTGAACTGTGTAAACATTTTCAAGGAAAATGTCCACTGACGTTCTTATTCTGCATAGAGGAAATGCTCCAACTCCATCACTCACTTCTGCTCATAATAACTCTTCATCAAAGTTCTGTGCCAGACAAAGGAAAACCTGCTTTCAAACATGCTATTCCCAGGAACTACAGGGGGTTATTTTTTAGCCATGCTTTGGCTTTGGTGATAATCAAAGGAGCATAGGGTTTGGGTCCTGAAATCAGCTGCAGTCAATGAGACTCCTCTGTTGTCAGCTGAATTCCTTTGAAGGTTGATGTTTCTTTTCAGGATTTGATTGCTTCCTCCCATGTGATCCTTTATCATCCTGCCAATGAAGTAGTGTCACTGAGTGTCACCGTGTGACTCTAATCAAAGGTGCAATGTGCATCTGTGTGAACAAACTCCAGGCTTTTTAGTCACATTTTAGGGTGTTGAGGAATTAATTAATGGACCTTCTGACTAGAGATacatattcagtttattttctcctACCTTGtcagttgaattgtttgttggAGGTGTTCAAAAGACAGACCACTTTTGTTGCCAAGCTTCTGTCAGGAAGCAGGTCATGCAGTGGCAGCGAGTTAAAAACCGTTTgcaatgacatcactgtgtaTTTTGTTGAAATGTAAACATCATCTTATGTAGATGCATGGATAGGAAGCCAAATACAGATGATGACATAAATGGATAACTGAATCTGAATGTGTGTAATTGAAGTTTATCttgagaattaaatatttttcaaaatttaacgGCTTTTTTGTatataatcaaattaaaaacGGAAATTAATTTAGCAACACCTACTTACAACTGAGTAGTCGCCCcatcatcaaaatttttttccagtgaTACTTAGCTATAGGTGAGACTTTAATAACCATGTGTGGCAGTACTGCAGTGCATCATTAGCTCACACTGTTACCCGGCAGCAACATCCTAAACTGGATTCCACCCAGATGCTCCAGGGTCTGAGTTAAATATGAACACATGTATGACAGGTGAGCTTCCAGATTTCCTCTTGATGTTCTTGATTGTTCCGTCATCTAGGCGTGGCACGAAACACTTGAACCACCAACCACAACCAAAGTTTCCAGTGTGGAGTATGTCTCGCAGTGTCGTCTAAGGGGCTTACACATAACAATTTATACATACGAACAACTGGTATGAATTATGATATTACAAACTGATATAATGATGTCTAATGAATAATACACATTTTGTTGTTACTTGTGAATAGTGACATCTGTTCCGCTGGTGTCATtacccatgtttgtttgtttgttcgtttgtttgtctgtatgGTATCTGTAAATGTGAATAGAATTTGTGTTGGGTAATTAAGGAGGATAATCTGATCAATTCAGATTCTGTAGAACTTTTTCACCGTTTGGCAAGAAAGGacctttttattgaaaaaaaaatccaatagtATTGAAGATAATCAGTGAATTagtaattattaataaaaaatatatgaaatacagAATGTATAgggacatttaattttctttaattgaAGTTAATCATACAAATGAGTTACATGAATAGAAACTTTAAACTTGCTGGGCTTATTGTCCAGTGACTCACATGACAGGAATTAAAGCCATTATTCTTTAAACTGCTTTGCATTATGCGTGAAAAGAGGTGCTCAGCATTGATCAAGTAGCCAAGTACCCCCCcccttcttcacacacacacacacacacacacacacacacacacacacacacacacacacacacacacacacctacacacacacacacctacacacacctacacacacacacacgcacacacacacacacacacacacacacacacacacacacacacacacacacacacacacacacacacacacacacacacacacacacacacacacacacacacacacacacacacacacacacacacaaacacacaaacacatacacatatatatagtgTGAACATCAGTTATCAATTTAATGCATATAATTGTTTGAAATGACAGTTGAACACAAACAATTCAAAGCAGTTTTTCTTCTGGTAAAAAAAGCCGTCTGAAGTTTACCTCCAGCTTCACTCCACGTGGCAATCTGGCCCCGTGGACAGATTCTGTTGGCAGTGAGAAAAatccagctgctgcagtttaaCCCTCCCATTAAAACACGGGACACATGGAGGAGAAGAGTGTGTGAGCATTTTTGTGTGTCAGGATGAAGGAAACATGAGTACTTCCAAAGTCAGGTCATGTCAGTTCATCAATTTCTTCAATTCAAGGATGAGAAAAATAACAGTTTTGAAGAGAAACATTGGTACAATTCATCCATTCACTCATTTcagaacttgttttttttttgtttttgcacaagCTTAAAAAAGGGTGTTCTCTGAACACATGCAGAAGCATCTCATTGtaccattttttttaacctgccTGGTATTTAAAGACCTTGAAACAGCAGGTCTTCCAGTTAATGATTGACCACTGTGGGCGAAAGTGTGTACTTATCCTGTTGACTCTTATCACTGGTGACCACAAAGCCAGTGGAGCACTATCTCCTAGCCTGACATTAATGGAGGGGACAACGTTTTATTTAAAGAGACAggtcaatttattttttgtcttctttggtAGAGATAACAGGCATGCAGCGACGCTGTGCACACAGATGGGACCTTCATTCAGAGTTGATTATGTCGATTGTGTGCATGGGATTGTTGGTGATATTATCAGCTAATTAAACAGTAAATTAAGTGAAATGTAAAATGATCCCTCATAGTATGATTTGGAGACCTTGACAGCGGCAGAGGTCCTTCATGTCATAGCTCTACCTGCGCCCATTGTTTAAAGAGTTCGGACGGAAGAACCGATATTTTACAATGATTCAACACTTGAACTCCTCTTTCTTGTCTTCATCTAAAGCCTCACATTGCCTTCCCAAGGAGACCAGTCTCGGTACAGGAACATCAGCAGCCAGAGCCGAGTCCCACCAGCTGTACTCTGGTGACAGCACACAGGTCGGCCTGTGGTTGATCAGGTAGCGGTTCAGGTAGCTCTCTTCAAGGCCTTTGGCTAGTACTCCGTTAGCCTGGTCTTGCAGAATGAGCATAGAACAGACTCGAGCCAGTCTATAGAGCTCAGAAACCAAACCTCCATACAGCTCAGAGGTATAGTAATAGTCtccttcattttctgccacGTAAGCTGAAGAGTCTTTTTCGATCTCGAAAGGAAATGAATTTCGGGGCATCCCGAAAAGCTCTGGGTGTAACGTGGCTACCAAGTCTCCCAGGATTTCCTCTCCCACTGGGGCAACAAACTCTTGATCAATGTCAACACAGAAGAGGTAGTCAACATCATTGCCAATGGTGTCTTTGATGGTCTCAGCAAGCAGGATCATACGCCGATAGGCCAACTTCTCCCACCCGGGCAGCTCTGCAATAGAGATAACCTTCATCCGGCGGTTAGGCCCCAGCTCAGTGGGGGGCTCCAGACCACGGGCATTGTCTGTGAGAATGTAGTAGGTCACTAACTGATGGGGGAGAAAGTATGTT
This sequence is a window from Antennarius striatus isolate MH-2024 chromosome 5, ASM4005453v1, whole genome shotgun sequence. Protein-coding genes within it:
- the LOC137595567 gene encoding globoside alpha-1,3-N-acetylgalactosaminyltransferase 1-like encodes the protein MVLFPLKMPAGPIRVTRFQMFLYCFLLFLLIYFLQGRKAAVGVQSSHPVFHALAMERGRGTTGLVNVKAAGPQTPLETPWGAQLVWGDSRKSVHRRAQLAQQGIHTGLLAFMVGTYAKFVRRFLSSAETYFLPHQLVTYYILTDNARGLEPPTELGPNRRMKVISIAELPGWEKLAYRRMILLAETIKDTIGNDVDYLFCVDIDQEFVAPVGEEILGDLVATLHPELFGMPRNSFPFEIEKDSSAYVAENEGDYYYTSELYGGLVSELYRLARVCSMLILQDQANGVLAKGLEESYLNRYLINHRPTCVLSPEYSWWDSALAADVPVPRLVSLGRQCEALDEDKKEEFKC